One genomic window of Sulfuricurvum sp. IAE1 includes the following:
- a CDS encoding fumarylacetoacetate hydrolase family protein: MNTVRFAERLCTPSKVVCIGRNYVEHIHELGNEIPSSMVVFNKPNSAVTGTLRFISDDTRFEGEICFLMMGGAIAGVGFGLDLTKAQIQNHLKTKGLPWERAKGFDGSAVLGEFVPFSGPLESLRMTLHINGALAQEATYELMIYKPLDMIEEIKSFMSFEDGDIIMSGTPKGVASYNLGDEFVGRIYSGDLLLMESSWRVE; the protein is encoded by the coding sequence ATGAATACCGTCCGTTTTGCCGAGCGGCTATGCACCCCGTCCAAAGTGGTCTGCATCGGCCGCAACTACGTCGAGCACATCCATGAGCTGGGGAACGAGATCCCCTCGTCGATGGTCGTTTTCAACAAGCCCAACTCCGCCGTCACGGGTACGCTCCGCTTCATCTCCGACGATACCCGCTTCGAAGGGGAGATCTGCTTTCTGATGATGGGCGGGGCGATCGCGGGAGTCGGTTTCGGCCTTGACCTCACCAAAGCACAGATACAAAACCACCTCAAAACCAAGGGGTTGCCGTGGGAACGGGCCAAAGGGTTCGACGGTTCGGCGGTACTGGGAGAGTTCGTCCCTTTCAGCGGGCCGCTCGAATCCCTTCGCATGACGCTCCACATCAACGGCGCCTTAGCGCAGGAAGCGACCTATGAGTTGATGATCTACAAACCGCTTGATATGATCGAGGAGATCAAAAGTTTCATGAGTTTCGAAGACGGTGATATCATCATGAGCGGCACGCCCAAAGGGGTAGCATCGTACAATCTCGGAGATGAATTTGTCGGACGTATTTACAGCGGCGATCTGTTGCTGATGGAAAGTTCCTGGAGAGTTGAATAA
- a CDS encoding cytochrome b/b6 domain-containing protein: MRQFSPLYRIWHWLQAVAVFGLFITVVLRMSVMHKEQIGGIVQAKLAEIGTIITDEQAVMIGKAVRAPMWDWHIYLGIAVAVLLVVRIAMVLKNGFGFDDNPAMQKVYMLYKLFYGVLAAMSLSGLVLYWKLAGEGKEIVESVHMYLGWSVFAFMAIHIAGVVLAEKSDQGGLVSRMISGRD, from the coding sequence ATGCGTCAATTTTCCCCTTTATACCGGATCTGGCACTGGCTGCAGGCGGTTGCCGTGTTCGGGCTGTTTATCACGGTTGTATTGCGGATGAGCGTCATGCACAAGGAACAGATCGGAGGGATCGTTCAGGCCAAACTGGCCGAAATCGGGACGATAATCACGGACGAGCAGGCGGTGATGATCGGCAAGGCGGTGCGCGCGCCGATGTGGGACTGGCATATTTATCTGGGGATTGCGGTAGCGGTGTTGCTGGTAGTGCGGATCGCGATGGTACTGAAAAACGGATTCGGATTCGACGACAACCCCGCCATGCAAAAAGTCTACATGCTGTACAAACTTTTTTACGGGGTTTTGGCGGCGATGTCGCTCAGCGGGCTGGTATTGTACTGGAAGCTGGCCGGGGAGGGCAAAGAGATCGTCGAGAGCGTCCATATGTATCTGGGCTGGAGTGTGTTCGCGTTTATGGCAATCCATATCGCGGGAGTCGTCCTTGCGGAAAAAAGTGATCAGGGCGGCCTGGTTTCACGGATGATCAGCGGGCGGGATTAA
- a CDS encoding arginyltransferase, whose product MNQILKECALHEPCAYISGNSQSIHYKIIQECSREQCEALILRGWRRFGSMYFRPICQECRACESLKIDVQNYTFSKSERRILRKNGSWNTLIRPPTLTRDHLELFERYHRYKHHTRSWDEPKVDPKNYYASFVQGHGDFGFEILYFDDERLIAVDLVDILDEGISALYCYYDPDYPSFSLGRYTLLEQIRLAQRLGLKWIYLGYYVEQCRSLSYKGSYKPALQLQGRPEEDETPLWRSAP is encoded by the coding sequence ATGAACCAGATTCTCAAAGAGTGTGCCCTTCATGAGCCCTGTGCCTACATCAGCGGCAACTCCCAGAGCATCCATTACAAAATCATCCAGGAGTGCAGCCGCGAACAGTGTGAAGCGCTGATTCTCAGAGGCTGGCGGCGTTTCGGGTCGATGTATTTTCGCCCCATCTGCCAGGAGTGCCGCGCGTGCGAAAGCCTCAAGATCGATGTACAAAACTACACGTTCAGCAAGTCCGAACGCCGCATCCTCCGGAAAAACGGCTCATGGAACACCCTGATCCGTCCCCCGACCCTCACGCGCGACCACCTGGAGCTTTTCGAACGCTATCACCGCTACAAACACCATACCCGCTCCTGGGACGAACCCAAAGTCGATCCCAAAAACTATTACGCCTCATTCGTGCAGGGGCACGGCGATTTCGGATTCGAAATCCTCTATTTCGACGACGAACGCCTCATTGCCGTCGACCTGGTCGATATTCTCGACGAGGGGATCAGCGCCCTGTATTGCTACTACGATCCCGATTACCCCTCATTTTCGCTGGGACGCTACACACTGCTCGAGCAAATCCGCCTCGCGCAGCGTCTTGGGCTGAAATGGATCTACCTTGGGTATTACGTCGAACAATGCCGGAGCCTCTCGTACAAAGGCTCGTACAAGCCCGCATTACAGCTCCAGGGGCGCCCCGAAGAGGATGAAACGCCCCTTTGGCGGAGTGCCCCTTAA
- the prfB gene encoding peptide chain release factor 2 — protein MDHYEYTELLKTLTTKMQNVTDVVRPDLIEARLKEIAELENSPEFWNDAAAAGAVQKEKTQAERRLAKYAKTFNALGDAKDLYDMAKEEGDDETIESLFADAPGLENQVKSMEIEVLLSGEHDSHNAILTIHPGAGGTESQDWASILLRMYTRWAERHDFSVEMLDYQPGEEAGIKDASLLIKGVNVYGYLKVENGIHRLVRISPFDSAAKRHTSFTSVTVSPEIDDDIEIEIEDKDIRLDTYRASGAGGQHVNKTESAIRITHIPTGIVVQCQNDRSQHKNKATAFKMLKSRLYELELEKQRAAIDGVEKSEIGWGHQIRSYVMAPYQQIKDSRSGEAYSNINAILDGDLDEMLEGVLISLSRKEEE, from the coding sequence ATGGACCACTACGAATATACCGAACTTCTCAAAACGCTGACGACGAAAATGCAAAACGTCACCGACGTCGTCCGTCCAGACCTCATCGAAGCGCGCCTCAAAGAGATCGCGGAGCTCGAAAACTCCCCTGAGTTCTGGAACGACGCGGCAGCCGCCGGAGCGGTTCAGAAAGAGAAAACCCAGGCCGAACGGCGCCTGGCAAAATACGCCAAGACCTTCAATGCCCTCGGCGATGCCAAAGACCTCTACGACATGGCCAAGGAAGAGGGAGACGACGAAACAATCGAAAGCCTTTTCGCCGATGCCCCCGGACTGGAGAACCAGGTCAAATCGATGGAGATCGAGGTGTTGCTAAGCGGCGAGCACGACAGCCACAACGCGATCCTCACCATCCATCCGGGTGCGGGGGGAACCGAGTCCCAGGACTGGGCATCGATCCTGCTGCGAATGTACACCCGCTGGGCCGAACGCCACGACTTCAGCGTTGAAATGCTCGACTACCAGCCCGGTGAAGAGGCGGGGATCAAGGATGCATCATTGCTGATCAAAGGGGTCAACGTCTACGGCTATCTCAAAGTCGAAAACGGCATTCACCGCCTCGTGCGGATCAGCCCGTTCGACTCGGCAGCCAAACGGCACACGTCATTTACCTCGGTCACCGTTTCTCCCGAAATCGACGACGACATCGAAATCGAGATCGAGGACAAGGATATCCGCCTCGATACCTACCGCGCATCGGGGGCGGGCGGCCAGCACGTCAACAAAACCGAATCGGCGATCCGTATCACCCACATCCCGACGGGAATCGTGGTACAGTGCCAGAACGACCGAAGCCAGCACAAAAACAAGGCGACCGCCTTCAAAATGCTCAAATCCCGCCTCTATGAACTCGAACTCGAAAAACAGCGCGCCGCGATCGACGGCGTCGAAAAAAGCGAGATCGGCTGGGGCCACCAGATCCGTTCCTACGTCATGGCCCCCTACCAGCAGATCAAAGACAGCCGTTCGGGCGAAGCGTACAGCAATATCAACGCGATCCTCGACGGCGACCTCGACGAAATGCTCGAAGGGGTTCTCATCTCGCTCAGCCGGAAAGAGGAAGAGTAA
- the panC gene encoding pantoate--beta-alanine ligase: protein MIIARSAQELRNALDSKTGSVGFVPTMGALHIGHRTLIDAARRENDTVVVSIFVNPTQFLPGEDLSKYPRREEADFKICELSGVDVLFYPDVSTMYGRDEVRITAPDVRGYILEGASRPGHFDGVLTVVMKLFNLVRPTRAYFGKKDAQQLSLITQMVGNFFMDLTIVPMDTVRENDGLALSSRNVYLNPSERTEALKLSASLKRATKLVMQGTLESDAIKAQMLEILEPLEVEYVAIVNRAFESIGRVEIGNTIVLVAARVGSTRLIDNVWM, encoded by the coding sequence ATGATTATCGCCAGATCGGCGCAAGAACTGCGCAACGCTCTTGATTCCAAAACGGGATCGGTCGGTTTCGTCCCGACGATGGGGGCGCTCCACATCGGCCATCGCACCCTCATCGACGCGGCGCGGCGTGAGAACGATACCGTCGTCGTCTCGATCTTCGTCAATCCGACCCAGTTTCTGCCGGGGGAAGACCTCTCCAAATATCCCCGCCGCGAAGAGGCCGATTTCAAAATCTGCGAGCTCAGCGGGGTGGACGTGTTGTTCTACCCCGACGTGAGTACGATGTACGGCCGTGATGAAGTGCGGATCACCGCTCCCGACGTGCGCGGCTACATTCTCGAAGGGGCATCCCGCCCGGGGCATTTCGACGGGGTCCTTACCGTCGTTATGAAGCTTTTCAATCTCGTTCGCCCCACCCGCGCCTATTTCGGGAAAAAAGATGCGCAGCAGCTCTCCCTGATCACCCAGATGGTGGGGAACTTTTTTATGGATCTTACGATCGTCCCGATGGATACGGTCCGTGAAAACGACGGGCTGGCCCTCTCAAGCCGCAATGTTTACCTGAATCCTTCCGAGCGGACCGAGGCGCTGAAACTCTCCGCGTCGCTCAAACGGGCGACGAAACTGGTAATGCAGGGGACGCTCGAATCCGATGCGATCAAGGCGCAGATGCTGGAGATCCTCGAACCGTTGGAGGTCGAGTACGTCGCAATCGTCAACCGTGCCTTCGAGTCGATCGGACGGGTCGAAATCGGCAATACGATCGTCCTCGTCGCCGCACGCGTCGGATCGACGCGCCTGATCGACAACGTATGGATGTGA
- a CDS encoding penicillin-binding protein 2, whose amino-acid sequence MRHSNKSKKILALFLVLLSGFVIFLAVMLYTALHERDIPSIYSEDTAKAQRGSIVSADGYYIATTQKLYKAVVNTRNIDPDKEELFIQLFSIYSGTDPDEIRQRLHTRKGSVTLSYHISPKEAMYLKTLAFELRRLGVFIEYETPGGDRILQGLSILESGEARRYPYGRLLTPLLGYPRKIEEEGYTRVYGIKGLEKFFDEELNPQQNKTQKALRDVNGYLILNRQSDVKRQINGLTVKLNIPIAFQARVETITDQIKEQLQADEIIATVMEAKTGKIIALASSNRFDPSRIRHEDYPSLNTNAIEYSYEPGSVIKPIIFALLLDRNLINPYDMVNGHGGKWKFGRKVIVDEHKFDMISAEDVLVHSSNIGIAQLAQKLGGVEYTEGLQKFGFTRFSGVDLPYEKRGSIPSSTQLNNYLYKAITSYGYGMRANAMQILKAYNVFNNGGKLINPMVVEALYDDNGRAIPMQIQSPTQVIAPATAERMKQILIKTVNVGTGIGAKTPGLEIGGKTGTAHIAKKGKYVNSYHTSFVGFANDKKRQYTIGITVIEPRTVYFASITAVPVFKAIVDVMVEEKMLVPDPAAVAAAEAAAAAAAPTTAEESAAAVR is encoded by the coding sequence ATGCGCCATTCCAACAAATCCAAAAAAATACTTGCCCTTTTTCTCGTCCTCTTATCCGGATTTGTGATTTTTCTGGCGGTGATGCTCTACACCGCCTTGCATGAGCGCGACATCCCCTCCATCTATTCCGAAGATACCGCTAAAGCCCAGCGCGGTTCGATCGTCAGCGCCGACGGATACTATATCGCCACGACCCAAAAGCTCTATAAGGCCGTCGTCAATACCCGCAACATCGACCCCGATAAAGAGGAGCTGTTTATCCAGCTTTTCAGCATCTACAGCGGTACCGATCCCGATGAAATCCGTCAGCGCCTCCATACCCGCAAAGGCTCGGTGACGCTGAGCTACCATATCAGCCCCAAAGAGGCGATGTACCTCAAAACCCTTGCGTTCGAGCTGCGGAGGCTCGGAGTCTTTATCGAATACGAGACCCCCGGCGGAGACCGTATCCTGCAGGGATTGAGCATTTTGGAGAGCGGCGAAGCGCGCCGTTACCCCTATGGGCGTCTTCTGACACCGCTGCTGGGCTATCCGCGCAAAATCGAGGAAGAGGGTTACACCCGCGTTTACGGGATCAAGGGACTTGAAAAGTTCTTCGACGAAGAGCTCAACCCCCAGCAGAACAAAACCCAAAAAGCACTGCGCGACGTCAACGGCTACCTCATCCTCAACCGCCAAAGCGACGTCAAACGCCAGATCAACGGCCTTACCGTCAAACTCAACATTCCCATCGCATTCCAGGCGCGGGTGGAAACGATCACCGACCAGATCAAAGAGCAGCTGCAAGCCGACGAAATCATCGCCACCGTCATGGAGGCCAAAACGGGCAAAATCATCGCGCTGGCCAGTTCCAACCGTTTCGACCCCAGCCGCATCCGCCACGAAGACTACCCTTCGCTCAACACCAATGCGATCGAATACAGCTATGAACCCGGCTCGGTCATCAAGCCGATCATCTTCGCCCTGCTGCTCGACCGTAACCTCATCAACCCCTACGACATGGTCAACGGCCACGGCGGGAAATGGAAATTCGGACGCAAGGTGATCGTCGACGAGCACAAATTCGACATGATCAGCGCCGAAGACGTCCTGGTCCACTCTTCCAACATCGGTATCGCCCAGCTCGCGCAGAAACTGGGCGGCGTCGAATACACCGAAGGGCTCCAGAAATTCGGGTTTACCCGCTTCAGCGGGGTCGACCTCCCTTACGAAAAGCGCGGAAGCATCCCCTCGTCCACGCAGCTCAACAACTATCTCTACAAGGCGATCACCTCGTACGGGTACGGGATGCGGGCCAATGCGATGCAGATTCTCAAAGCCTACAACGTTTTCAACAACGGAGGCAAACTGATCAACCCGATGGTCGTCGAAGCGCTCTACGACGACAACGGCCGCGCCATCCCGATGCAGATTCAGTCCCCTACGCAGGTGATCGCCCCCGCCACGGCCGAGCGGATGAAACAGATCCTTATCAAAACGGTCAACGTCGGAACCGGGATCGGGGCCAAAACGCCCGGGCTTGAGATCGGCGGAAAAACGGGGACGGCGCACATCGCCAAAAAAGGGAAATACGTCAACAGCTACCATACGTCGTTCGTCGGCTTCGCGAACGACAAAAAGCGTCAATACACGATCGGGATCACCGTCATCGAACCGCGTACCGTCTATTTCGCCTCCATCACCGCCGTCCCGGTTTTCAAAGCGATCGTGGACGTGATGGTCGAAGAAAAAATGCTCGTTCCCGATCCCGCAGCGGTCGCCGCCGCCGAAGCCGCCGCCGCCGCGGCTGCCCCCACCACGGCCGAAGAGAGCGCCGCGGCAGTCCGTTAA
- the fliE gene encoding flagellar hook-basal body complex protein FliE, translating to MADIQSIKSLSTADLLAKKSGNATETSQTDFAQELKNALGNVNQMQVEGEKAMSDIATGAVKDLHQAAIAIDKAEISMKLMLEVRNKALSAYKEITRTQI from the coding sequence ATGGCTGATATCCAATCGATCAAATCTCTCTCCACAGCCGATCTGCTGGCCAAAAAAAGCGGCAATGCGACCGAAACAAGCCAGACCGACTTCGCCCAGGAGCTTAAAAACGCGCTGGGCAACGTCAACCAGATGCAGGTTGAAGGGGAAAAGGCGATGAGCGACATCGCGACCGGCGCCGTCAAAGACCTTCACCAGGCGGCGATCGCGATCGACAAAGCCGAAATCAGCATGAAACTGATGCTCGAAGTGCGGAACAAAGCCCTGAGCGCCTATAAAGAAATCACCCGAACCCAGATTTGA
- the flgC gene encoding flagellar basal body rod protein FlgC codes for MAFLNSFDISGYGLSAQRVRVNAISSNIANAQTTRTDEGGPYRRQEVVFKAIDFNQVYNQALERNTSALSYSDPLQEGLAGIKPNPAIMSVIVDKIARDDTAPKMKYDPSHPDADANGYVAYPNINPVVEMADLVEATRSYQANVAAFESAKNMASSAVSMMQS; via the coding sequence ATGGCTTTTCTGAACAGCTTCGACATCAGCGGATACGGACTCTCGGCACAGCGCGTCCGCGTCAACGCAATCAGCTCCAACATCGCCAACGCCCAGACTACCCGGACCGACGAAGGGGGGCCTTACCGCCGGCAGGAAGTCGTTTTCAAAGCGATCGATTTCAACCAGGTTTACAACCAGGCGCTCGAACGCAACACATCGGCCCTCTCTTACAGCGACCCCCTCCAAGAAGGGCTCGCTGGGATCAAGCCAAACCCGGCGATCATGAGCGTTATCGTCGATAAGATCGCCCGGGACGACACCGCGCCGAAAATGAAATACGATCCGTCACATCCCGATGCGGATGCGAACGGCTACGTTGCCTACCCAAACATTAATCCTGTTGTGGAAATGGCCGATTTAGTCGAAGCAACCCGCTCGTACCAGGCGAACGTCGCCGCGTTTGAAAGTGCCAAAAACATGGCTTCAAGCGCTGTTTCCATGATGCAATCATAA
- the flgB gene encoding flagellar basal body rod protein FlgB: protein MGLTISKAHELMNAALDYRAARQDMIAGNIANADTPFYRPRDIRFEETLAQKSAAIFGPKNQVLPMARTNGAHLSGTNGISDPKPTVFFRDGHMARNDGNSVDLDVETTEMAKNSMMYNAIIAAKKKGTGIYKSVIDASSKTS, encoded by the coding sequence ATGGGTTTGACGATTTCAAAAGCACATGAACTGATGAATGCAGCGCTTGATTACCGCGCCGCACGACAGGATATGATCGCGGGCAACATCGCCAACGCCGACACCCCTTTTTACCGTCCCAGAGACATTCGGTTCGAAGAGACGCTCGCCCAAAAAAGTGCCGCCATCTTCGGGCCAAAGAACCAGGTACTGCCGATGGCGCGGACGAACGGCGCCCATCTGAGCGGTACGAACGGGATTTCCGATCCCAAACCGACGGTTTTTTTCCGCGACGGCCACATGGCGCGCAACGACGGGAACAGCGTCGATCTCGATGTCGAAACGACCGAAATGGCCAAAAACTCGATGATGTACAACGCCATCATCGCGGCCAAGAAAAAAGGGACCGGCATCTACAAAAGCGTTATCGACGCTTCATCCAAAACATCGTAA
- a CDS encoding FtsW/RodA/SpoVE family cell cycle protein: MADKKLFILTTALITVGIICSYTLSAYTVILFEYNDFHFVIRELGVGIVSILLMWTLSRLDPDIWLHRLGLTLFFGGMLLMAVMPFLPASLVSEVGGAKRWIKLPGFSLAPVEFFKIGFVYFLAWSFSRKLGHHAGIGVWEEFKRFAPYAAVFVLVMFLIAIMQNDLGQVVVLALTLAFMLFFAGSSFRFFMTLIGGAVAFFLFFILTAEHRINRILSWWEGAQSTILAFFPESIAKHLRIENAEEPYQIGHSLNAIHNGGIFGTGLGEGTFKLGFLSEVHTDFVLAGIAEEFGFVGVLGVTMLFIMILHRLFKIANRSHNDTAYLFSLGVGLLITFAFMINAYGISGLTPIKGISVPFLSYGGSAMLASSIGIGMVLMLSKKIVYQPGDKK; the protein is encoded by the coding sequence ATGGCGGATAAAAAATTATTTATTTTGACGACGGCGCTCATTACGGTAGGGATCATCTGCTCGTATACCCTCTCGGCGTACACGGTTATTTTGTTCGAATACAACGATTTCCATTTCGTGATCCGTGAACTGGGGGTGGGAATCGTCTCGATCCTGCTGATGTGGACCCTCTCCCGCCTCGATCCTGATATTTGGCTCCACCGTCTGGGGCTGACCCTCTTTTTCGGGGGGATGCTGCTGATGGCGGTGATGCCGTTTCTGCCCGCGTCGCTGGTGAGCGAAGTGGGCGGGGCGAAGCGGTGGATCAAGCTCCCGGGCTTTTCGCTCGCCCCGGTGGAGTTTTTCAAAATCGGGTTCGTCTATTTTCTGGCCTGGAGTTTTTCGCGCAAGCTGGGGCATCACGCGGGGATCGGGGTGTGGGAGGAGTTCAAACGCTTTGCCCCCTATGCGGCCGTATTCGTCCTCGTGATGTTTCTGATCGCCATCATGCAAAACGATCTGGGGCAGGTTGTGGTACTGGCGCTGACACTTGCGTTTATGCTCTTTTTTGCGGGGAGCAGTTTCCGTTTTTTTATGACCCTCATCGGCGGCGCCGTCGCCTTTTTCCTCTTTTTCATCCTTACCGCCGAACACCGGATCAACCGTATTCTCTCGTGGTGGGAAGGGGCGCAGAGTACGATCCTGGCGTTTTTTCCCGAATCGATAGCCAAACACCTTCGGATCGAAAACGCCGAAGAACCCTACCAGATCGGCCACTCGCTCAACGCGATCCACAACGGCGGGATTTTCGGAACGGGGCTTGGGGAAGGGACCTTCAAACTCGGATTTTTGAGTGAAGTGCATACCGACTTCGTTTTGGCGGGTATCGCCGAAGAGTTCGGATTCGTGGGGGTGCTCGGGGTGACGATGCTCTTTATCATGATTTTGCACCGCCTCTTTAAAATCGCCAACCGTTCCCACAACGATACCGCCTACCTCTTCAGCCTCGGGGTGGGACTTCTGATTACCTTCGCGTTCATGATCAATGCCTACGGCATCAGCGGCCTTACCCCGATCAAAGGGATCTCGGTGCCGTTTTTGAGCTACGGGGGATCGGCGATGCTCGCTTCCTCGATCGGGATTGGAATGGTGCTGATGCTCTCCAAAAAAATCGTTTATCAACCGGGAGATAAGAAATGA
- a CDS encoding UDP-N-acetylglucosamine--N-acetylmuramyl-(pentapeptide) pyrophosphoryl-undecaprenol N-acetylglucosamine transferase, producing MNIIFTGGGTGGHLVIALSLAEAAKSRGHRVMFIGSTSGQDRQWFSESTLFEEAHFLETTGVVNKKGLGKLGALWKVFKALLASRRLIRSFGADAVVSVGGFSAAPAALASVMTKTPLYIHEQNAVTGKLNTILRPYAKRFFSSYEEGENHCDYPVNPVYFENARVRDRVKTIIFLGGSQGAKFINDLALEIAPWLSSGGIAIIHQCGAKEEERVRAAYREMGIDAEVYGFTTKIAELIARSDFAVSRSGASTLWELCAARVPTFFIPFPFAAADHQFHNAQYILKYDCGWCERQGEELSLKLQEAILSDIRPKSERLGNLIAPSGAVHIIEAIEKGNNAG from the coding sequence ATGAATATTATTTTTACCGGCGGCGGGACGGGAGGGCACCTCGTCATCGCATTGTCGCTGGCCGAAGCGGCCAAATCCAGGGGGCACCGCGTCATGTTCATCGGTTCGACGTCGGGACAGGACCGTCAGTGGTTCAGCGAAAGCACGCTGTTTGAAGAGGCCCATTTTCTTGAAACGACGGGAGTCGTAAACAAAAAAGGGCTCGGAAAACTGGGGGCACTGTGGAAGGTTTTCAAGGCGCTTCTGGCATCGCGCCGGCTGATCCGTTCTTTCGGTGCGGATGCGGTGGTGAGCGTCGGGGGGTTTTCGGCGGCTCCGGCCGCATTGGCGAGCGTGATGACGAAAACACCCCTCTATATCCATGAGCAAAACGCCGTAACCGGTAAGCTCAACACGATTCTTCGCCCCTATGCGAAACGGTTTTTCAGCTCGTACGAAGAGGGGGAAAATCATTGCGATTATCCGGTCAACCCCGTCTATTTCGAAAACGCGCGGGTGCGCGACCGGGTCAAAACGATCATTTTCCTGGGGGGATCGCAAGGGGCCAAGTTCATCAACGATCTCGCCCTTGAAATCGCTCCGTGGCTCTCAAGCGGGGGGATCGCCATTATCCACCAGTGCGGCGCCAAGGAAGAAGAGAGGGTTCGCGCCGCCTACCGCGAAATGGGGATCGACGCCGAAGTCTACGGGTTTACGACCAAGATCGCCGAACTGATCGCACGGAGCGATTTCGCGGTGAGCCGTTCGGGGGCCAGTACTTTGTGGGAGCTTTGCGCGGCGCGGGTTCCGACGTTTTTCATCCCATTCCCGTTCGCGGCGGCGGACCATCAGTTTCATAATGCGCAGTATATTCTCAAATACGATTGCGGCTGGTGCGAGCGACAGGGGGAGGAACTCTCCCTGAAGCTTCAAGAAGCGATACTGAGCGATATCCGCCCCAAAAGCGAACGGCTGGGGAACCTGATCGCCCCATCCGGAGCGGTGCATATCATCGAAGCGATCGAAAAGGGGAACAATGCTGGCTGA
- a CDS encoding DedA family protein, translated as MLAEMTQWLVDTVAGMGYVGIVALMAVESSFIPFPSEVVMIPAGYLASQGKMDLWLVILSGLAGSMIGAYVNYFGALWVGRPFLERHGRYFFISLATLAKMDRFFERHGVISTFIGRLIPGVRQLISVPAGLARMNLPLFSAYTALGAGIWGTILAVLGYMIGGNEALIELYLREITLALVVGAASVVAGYLWFMKKEVEEDAKAG; from the coding sequence ATGCTGGCTGAAATGACGCAATGGCTGGTCGATACGGTGGCGGGGATGGGATACGTAGGAATCGTCGCCCTGATGGCGGTAGAGAGTTCGTTTATCCCTTTTCCCAGTGAAGTGGTGATGATCCCCGCGGGATACCTTGCCTCACAGGGGAAAATGGACCTGTGGCTGGTCATTCTGTCGGGGCTGGCGGGATCGATGATCGGCGCTTACGTCAACTATTTCGGGGCTCTGTGGGTCGGGCGCCCTTTCCTCGAGCGGCACGGGCGTTATTTCTTTATCTCCCTCGCCACCCTGGCGAAAATGGACCGTTTTTTCGAGCGGCACGGGGTCATTTCGACGTTCATCGGGCGGCTGATTCCCGGCGTGAGACAACTTATCTCGGTTCCGGCCGGACTGGCGCGGATGAATCTGCCGCTTTTTAGCGCGTACACGGCGCTGGGTGCGGGGATATGGGGAACGATTCTCGCGGTTTTAGGATACATGATCGGCGGTAACGAGGCCTTGATCGAGTTGTATCTGCGCGAAATTACGCTGGCTCTCGTCGTCGGTGCCGCTTCGGTCGTGGCCGGATACCTGTGGTTTATGAAAAAAGAGGTCGAGGAAGACGCTAAAGCCGGGTGA